CTTGCGGTATTCGCGGCTCAGGAACACGTCGGCGCTGGCATCGCCGGTCGTGCCCTTCTCTGCATCCCAGCGGATCTCTTTCCCCGCGCGGTACGCGACGTTCCCCAAAAGCACGGCTTCGGCCAGGCGCCCCGAATACTCGAAGTTGCAGAGCGTGGTGCCGTTGCCCTTAATCGCTTCGGTCCACTCCTTATGGTGCCCGATCGACGGCTTGATGCTCTTTTCCGGCGCCTTGAACCCCTTCGCGAACTCGCCCGGCAGAATCAGGTACTTGCCGTAGTCCGCGACGAGCTTCCCCTTCGTCCCTTCAAACAAAATGCCCGAGTCGTAGCCCTTGTAGATGTCCTTACCACCATTCGGCCCGGTCACCCCGTGTTCCCACGACAACTTGACCGCGGGGCGGGTCTTCGTTGCGGGGAACGTGTACGCCACCTGCATCACGTCCGGCGTGGTGTTGTCACCGGCATAGTTTTTACTTCCTGTTGCAGAAACGGACGTCGGCGAGGTGAGTCTGAGCGCCCAATACGGCAGGTCGATGTAGTGGCAGCCGAGGTCCGCGAGCGTGCCGCCGCCGAACTCCCACCACCAGCGCCAGTGGAAGTGCGGCCACGCGAAGTTCCAGTTCGACTTGTTCACCTCGGCTTCAAAGAACTCGGCCTTAGTTGGCCCGAGCCAAAGATCGAGGTCGAACTTCGCCGACGGCTTGGTCGCGAGCCGCTTCCCGCCCACCGGCTTGCTGCTGTTCCACACGCGAACTTGCGTGATGTCGCCGAGCAGCCCGGACTGCACGATCTCCACCACGCGGCGGTAGTTCTCTCCCGCGTGGATCTGCGTACCCATCTGCGTGACGACTTTGTATTTCGCAGCCAACTCCCGCATGTGGCGCACTTCGGCCACCGTTTCGGCCATCGGCTTTTCGCAATAAACGGGCTTCCCCAAACTCATGGCGATGCACGCGGGCAGCGCGTGCGTGTGGTCCGGCGTACTCACCACCACCGCATCAATGCCCTTCGCGGCTTTGTCGAACATCTGGCGGAAATCGGTGTAGAAAGCCGCCTTCGAGAACTGGTCGCGCGCCTTCTTCGCGTTGTCCGGGTCCACGTCGCACAGTGCCACGATGTTTTCTTGGGTTAAGCCTAAACCCTTCAGGTTCTCCGCACCGCGGTTCGCGACCCCGATCACCGCAAGATTGAGCTTCTCGTTCGCGTTACGGGCGCGAATGATCGAGGGAGCGGTCAGCGCGACTGCTGACGCAGCCAGGAATTTTCGGCGATTGAGCTTGGCAGCCATCGTACCTCCAGGAGCGGTCCCGTACCGCGCAGCGCGGCGAACGGTCGCTTCGAGTGTACTCGGCAGAAATCTCGTGGGAAGTGCGGAGATGTGTTGAAAACCGGACGGGGGAGGACGGCGCGTAGGGCGAACCTGGGCGACGCGCCGTCCTCGACCCCGACCCGTGCTCCTGGGCGACGTGGAGCGTGGTCGGTGATAAGGCTCGTAAAGAGCCGTTTATTTCCTGCTACTACTGCGTAACGAAAGGAATCATTGCATTCGGCCTGCCAAAAGGATTAAAAACCTCTCAAAAACTACGTAAGTAACGACCATTCAAATACTTAAATTTTTCATTTCGACTGTCCAACTCCTCCGGCGCGTTTCCAAAGGTTGTCGGGCGGTCCGACACGGACGGACATTCTCGACAACGCCTCTCGTCGGGATCTATGTCGTTCGTTTCGCGACACCGGCGGGGTGAGTCATTACAATCGCGGCGAGACGCTCCACGTTTCGAGGATCTCCGTCATGCCGATTCCGCCGCTCATGATCGGGGTTTGTAGCTGGTCGCTCCAGGTAACCAACGTTCCGGAGTTGAAGGGCTTTCTCGACAAGCTGGGAATTAATGTTGTGCAAATTGCGTGTGGCGACCCCCACCACGCGAGCTGGGCGGAAGGCGACGCGATGCCCGCAGCAGCACGTGCGGCCGGGTTCCAGATGTCCGGCGCGATGCTGGGGTTCCCCGGAGAAGACTACACCTCGCCGCAAACGATCGAGAAAACCGGCGGGTTCGGCGACCCGGCCACACGACCGGAGCGCCTGGAGCGGTTCAAGTGGGCTCTGGCGCGCACGAAAGAACTGGGATTAACCGACCTGATGCTCCACGCGGGGTTCATTCCCGAAGTGGGCGCCCCCGAGCGCAAAGCGTTCCTCGACACACTCACACAGGTCGCGGACCTCGCGAAGCAAGCGGACGTGATTGTGGCCTTCGAGACGGGTCAAGAGTCTGCCACGCTGCTCCGGCGCACGCTCGATGACCTGAAGGCGCCGAACCTGAAGGTGAATTTCGACCCCGCGAACATGCTACTCTACGACAAGGACGAGCCGCTCAAAGTGCTCGATCTGCTCGCGCCCGACATCCGCAGCGTTCACCTCAAGGACGCCAAGCGCCCGACCGTGAAGGGGTCGTGGGGCGAAGAGGTTCCGCTCGGTACGGGCCAAACGGACACGAAGGGGTTCGTGAAAGCACTCCAGCGGATCGGTTTCACCGGCCCGCTGTGCATCGAGCGCGAGGTGGGCACGCAAGCGGACCGGTTCCGCGACATCGAGCACGGCGTCCGGTTCCTACGTGAGTGCCTCGCGAGTTAAACTCACGACAACTGAACGACTTCGGGCGCCGGGCAATCGGCGAACTGAGTATCTGCGATGAACAGGCAGCCGGCATTCGGGCACTTCGCCCGCATGTCGGCGGGCATGCCCTCGGACGCAGTAGTGAGCAGAAGTTTCACGCCACTTGGTCGCTTCACGAGTAGCGGGCACGTGACGCGCGGTGAACCGGGCGTGGTCCACTCTTCCAGCGCCTCACCCGTTGCCAGTGAAAACCGTACGGCCCTTCCCTTCTCCGCCAAGTCCGGATTAAAGAACGCGACAATCACGGTCCCGTCACCGCAATCGCA
This region of Gemmata massiliana genomic DNA includes:
- a CDS encoding Gfo/Idh/MocA family protein → MAAKLNRRKFLAASAVALTAPSIIRARNANEKLNLAVIGVANRGAENLKGLGLTQENIVALCDVDPDNAKKARDQFSKAAFYTDFRQMFDKAAKGIDAVVVSTPDHTHALPACIAMSLGKPVYCEKPMAETVAEVRHMRELAAKYKVVTQMGTQIHAGENYRRVVEIVQSGLLGDITQVRVWNSSKPVGGKRLATKPSAKFDLDLWLGPTKAEFFEAEVNKSNWNFAWPHFHWRWWWEFGGGTLADLGCHYIDLPYWALRLTSPTSVSATGSKNYAGDNTTPDVMQVAYTFPATKTRPAVKLSWEHGVTGPNGGKDIYKGYDSGILFEGTKGKLVADYGKYLILPGEFAKGFKAPEKSIKPSIGHHKEWTEAIKGNGTTLCNFEYSGRLAEAVLLGNVAYRAGKEIRWDAEKGTTGDASADVFLSREYRKGWELPK
- a CDS encoding sugar phosphate isomerase/epimerase family protein; this encodes MPIPPLMIGVCSWSLQVTNVPELKGFLDKLGINVVQIACGDPHHASWAEGDAMPAAARAAGFQMSGAMLGFPGEDYTSPQTIEKTGGFGDPATRPERLERFKWALARTKELGLTDLMLHAGFIPEVGAPERKAFLDTLTQVADLAKQADVIVAFETGQESATLLRRTLDDLKAPNLKVNFDPANMLLYDKDEPLKVLDLLAPDIRSVHLKDAKRPTVKGSWGEEVPLGTGQTDTKGFVKALQRIGFTGPLCIEREVGTQADRFRDIEHGVRFLRECLAS